In Erpetoichthys calabaricus chromosome 2, fErpCal1.3, whole genome shotgun sequence, a genomic segment contains:
- the LOC114645597 gene encoding LOW QUALITY PROTEIN: neurofilament medium polypeptide-like (The sequence of the model RefSeq protein was modified relative to this genomic sequence to represent the inferred CDS: deleted 1 base in 1 codon): MSYSVDYGQRSLHGRVKGDSMRFQSKRQPHFASEVTSFKSPTGFVSAPLTKSNTMIKQTFKTPVVWQSSEVQGRRVLGEIEHKHVSEKELLQGLNDRFAGFIDKVHRLESQNKILESELTELRQKQISRSSLSEVYDPEIKELREHIRQVSFQKNRIEMERYHLEEDFTMLREKCENEARIRSDIEATITTLKKDIKDAYLLKMELEQKAQSLADEIVFLKNDHGEEVSEMMIQIRQAELAVEVKDPVKLDIASALREIRKQLEGQTSTSMKHDECFKTRMAKLTKAAEVNSKALKDTKQEIHEHHRQLQSKSMELETIKGTKEGLERQLNSLEERHDAEITQYQHTIQQLEHELKHTKCELSGYLREYQDLLNVKMALDVEIASYRKLLEGEETRFSLVAGAQLSMPHVYRQSPIYTLPRVTKKASYRQEPQYKFVEEIITETTKEVEMTEIEDLQEQLISTKEESKEKDTSEEASVTEAATMLTSTLPDTLHMGEETVQDSVKSEVTSGGGEDEAEAEASKDELRDVKAIQGKSQINTSEEVEECLKNTPADEAEIEKGGQVSDTISAPGKMIMETMGFKSEDEQKEMGLKDQEKQMPEESTFRDTVIQDACKEECEDVMLKPEEHPIKKETTEKDETSVMDTEETENPTGQNARHVDGSESEHLLMVEKTVNNKVEDREDAQSIRVESQEGIMKEMEEVRITGLDPVVQVTDKQHEFQDGQASSPLKSETCEPPLVTEMASEFETTKEETIKSHMIAKDKYSKQTETPEVKEIRDTTLINENMKTEVEETIKMDQDEPNMETHGEENLDNVASQSKEDNEKQEKMHSRTKKDTVKLEEDNKKQEKMHSQTKEDNENQGKLESPTNNINEKLKNMTSPSKEDNEKQEKIESPTKEDNKKLEIMKPSTEEDSEKQEKIEFPAREDDGKLGNMTPLFKEDIKKCVEIELSTEQDNAKQEKIDSPTKEAVSDRKNDEQEGKQFELKDSVNKDDLFKSKLIPEIKPHKEKDGEFQVVHSPTLTRSEDVLQTQHDGEDSSSRGPMNINEHQKDKTEEDGGNIITDRKLKEGLSLVTVSEEIRDSTLDSCLENGFDKQSPHLSG, from the exons ATGAGCTACTCCGTGGATTATGGCCAGAGATCTCTCCATGGAAGAGTGAAAGGAGACTCCATGCGATTTCAGTCTAAACGTCAGCCTCATTTTGCTTCGGAAGTAACGTCTTTCAAAAGTCCGACCGGCTTTGTGTCCGCCCCCCTGACGAAGAGTAACACGATGATTAAACAAACATTCAAAACTCCAGTAGTATGGCAATCGTCCGAAGTCCAAGGAAGACGCGTCTTAGGAGAAATTGAACACAAGCACGTCAGCGAGAAGGAGCTTCTCCAGGGGCTCAATGACCGCTTTGCCGGCTTTATCGACAAAGTCCATCGGCTGGAAAGCCAGAACAAAATACTAGAAAGCGAACTTACTGAACTTCGCCAGAAACAGATATCTCGC TCGTCACTGTCCGAAGTGTATGACCCTGAGATCAAAGAGCTAAGAGAACACATTCGGCAGGTAAGCTTTCAGAAAAACAGGATAGAGATGGAGCGTTACCACCTGGAAGAAGATTTCACTATGTTAAGGGAAAAGTGCGAAAATGAAGCTCGTATTCGGTCAGATATCGAAGCCACCATTACGACTTTAAAGAAAGATATTAAAGATGCGTACCTTTTAAAAATGGAGCTGGAACAGAAAGCTCAGTCACTCGCTGATGAAATtgttttcttaaagaatgatcACGGCGAAGAAGTTTCAGAAATGATGATCCAAATTCGACAAGCTGAGCTCGCAGTCGAGGTGAAAGACCCTGTGAAGCTGGACATCGCTTCGGCTTTGAGGGAAATCAGAAAACAGCTTGAAGGTCAAACAAGTACATCCATGAAACATGATGAATGCTTCAAGACCAGGATGGCTAAACTGACCAAGGCGGCCGAAGTTAACAGCAAAGCCCTTAAAGATACAAAACAAGAAATCCATGAACACCATCGGCAGCTACAGTCCAAAAGCATGGAACTGGAAACTATCAAAGGCACCAAAGAGGGTCTGGAGAGGCAACTCAACAGCCTGGAAGAGAGGCACGATGCGGAAATCACGCAATATCAG cataCTATCCAACAGCTAGAACATGAGCTGAAACACACCAAATGTGAGCTGTCTGGGTACCTGAGAGAATACCAGGACCTTCTGAATGTCAAGATGGCTCTAGATGTTGAAATTGCCTCCTACAG gaAACTTTTGGAAGGAGAAGAAACACGGTTTTCCTTGGTGGCTGGAGCCCAACTTTCAATGCCCCATGTGTATCGACAGTCCCCTATATATACTCTTCCACGTGTCACAAAGAAGGCCTCTTATAGACAGGAGCCTCAGTACAAGTTTGTTGAAGAAATCATTACGGAAACAACTAAAGAGGTCGAGATGACAGAAATTGAAGATCTACAGGAACAATTAATCAGCACAAAAGAGGAATCCAAGGAAAAGGACACCTCAGAAGAAGCTTCGGTTACAGAAGCTGCCACAATGCTGACGAGCACTTTGCCTGACACCCTGCATATGGGAGAAGAAACAGTTCAGGACAGTGTGAAATCTGAAGTGACATCAGGAGGTGGAGAGGATGAAGCAGAGGCAGAGGCTTCTAAGGACGAACTCCGAGATGTTAAGGCAATTCAGGGAAAAAGCCAAATAAACACCTCAGAAGAGGTGGAGGAATGTTTAAAAAACACTCCAGCTGATGAAGCAGAAATCGAGAAGGGAGGCCAAGTTTCAGACACAATCTCTGCTCCTGGTAAGATGATCATGGAAACAATGGGGTTTAAAAGTGAAGATGAGCAGAAGGAGATGGGGTTGAAAGATCAAGAGAAACAGATGCCAGAAGAGAGTACATTTAGAGACACTGTTATACAAGATGCCTGCAAAGAAGAATGTGAAGATGTTATGCTAAAACCAGAGGAACATCCCATCAAAAAGGAGACAACTGAGAAAGATGAGACATCTGTTATGGACACAGAAGAAACTGAAAACCCCACAGGACAAAATGCAAGGCATGTGGATGGTTCAGAGAGTGAGCACCTTCTCATGGTAGAGAAaactgtaaataataaggtggaagaTAGAGAAGATGCTCAAAGTATCAGAGTGGAAAGTCAAGAGGGGATAATGAAGGAAATGGAGGAAGTCAGAATTACAGGTCTTGACCCAGTGGTCCAGGTCACAGACAAGCAACATGAATTTCAGGATGGACAAGCATCAAGTCCATTAAAGTCTGAAACATGTGAGCCACCTTTAGTGACTGAGATGGCAAGTGAATTTGAGACCACTAAAGAGGAAACGATAAAGAGCCACATGATTGCCAAAGATAAGTATTCTAAGCAGACTGAAACACCTGAAGTTAAGGAAATAAGAGATAcaacattaataaatgaaaacatgaaaactgaaGTTGAAGAAACAATCAAAATGGATCAGGACGAACCAAACATGGAAACACATGGTGAGGAAAATCTGGACAATGTGGCCTCTCAATCAAAAGAAGATAACGAGAAACAGGAAAAAATGCATTCTCGGACTAAAAAAGATACCGTGAAACTGGAAGAAGATAAcaagaaacaggaaaaaatgCATTCTCAAACTAAAGAAGACAACGAAAATCAGGGCAAATTGGAGTCTCCAACtaacaatattaatgaaaaactgaaaaacatgacCTCTCCATCAAAAGAAGATAATGAAAAACAGGAGAAAATTGAGTCTCCCACTAAAGAAGATAATAAAAAACTGGAAATTATGAAGCCTTCAACTGAAGAAGATAGTGAAAAACAGGAGAAAATTGAGTTTCCTGCTAGAGAAGATGATGGAAAATTAGGAAATATGACACCTCTGTTCAAAGAAGATATTAAGAAATGTGTAGAAATTGAGCTTTCAACTGAACAAGATAATGCAAAACAGGAAAAGATAGATTCTCCAACCAAAGAAGCTGTTTCTGACAGAAAAAATGATGAACAAGAAGGTAAACAGTTTGAACTAAAGGACTCAGTGAACAAGGACGACCTTTTTAAATCTAAACTCATCCCAGAAATAAAACCTCATAAGGAAAAGGATGGAGAATTCCAAGTTGTGCACAGCCCCACCTTGACCAGATCCGAAGATGTTCTGCAGACGCAGCATGACGGAGAGGATTCTTCTTCAAGAGGCCCAATGAATATTAATGAGCATCAAAAAGACAAGACAGAAGAGGATGGAGGAAATATCATCACAGATAGGAAGCTTAAAGAGGGACTCTCCTTGGTTACGGTTTCTGAAGAAATTAGAGACAGTACACTTGATTCTTGCTTAGAAAATGGCTTTGACAAACAAAGTCCTCACCTCTCTGGGTGA